One stretch of Glycine soja cultivar W05 chromosome 7, ASM419377v2, whole genome shotgun sequence DNA includes these proteins:
- the LOC114418670 gene encoding uncharacterized protein LOC114418670 isoform X2 — protein sequence MEPSSISPPPAPPATAVPFPAEPNDHLPPPISEPPSNHPPYAEVQQNAEPVWAALGLADEPVQTEGSSKKRGRPKKSVTPGAGPAKRGRPPGSGKRLGRPPKDKSVTTTTTDVSGPKRRPGRPPKNQSQPTPIPFAPADAAAAVGTEYVAAAETVPVDAAAALGPRARGRPKKYADEMVAAGRGRGRGRGRGGGGGRGRGRGRGQLPAQLRKSGARPVGRPKKGSTSASTTQNAANEDLRRKLEHFQSKVKESLAVLKPHFNHESPVTAIAAIQELEVLGTMDLNAPLRDETLPPQEEQPPLQQQQQPPQQQFPPPQQQPPQQHLAPQQLPPQPQAPIFQQTYPPFHLPQFHHHQPTLQFQQQPQPPQLFQHQAQPPSHQQFHP from the exons ATGGAGCCTTCCTCGATCTCTCCACCGCCAGCTCCGCCTGCCACCGCCGTCCCCTTCCCGGCCGAACCCAACGACCACCTTCCACCACCCATTTCCGAACCACCTTCCAACCATCCACCCTACGCCGAG GTTCAGCAGAATGCCGAGCCCGTCTGGGCCGCGCTCGGACTTGCAGATGAGCCCGTGCAGACAGAAGGCAGCAGCAAGAAGCGGGGCCGTCCGAAGAAGAGTGTCACTCCCGGAGCAGGTCCGGCAAAGAGAGGACGTCCTCCCGGTTCTGGGAAAAGGTTGGGCCGTCCTCCCAAGGACAAGTCtgtcacaacaacaacaacggaTGTCTCTGGGCCCAAGAGACGCCCGGGCCGCCCGCCCAAGAATCAGTCTCAGCCAACTCCCATTCCCTTTGCTCCGGCGGATGCAGCCGCTGCCGTGGGTACAGAGTATGTTGCAGCCGCTGAAACTGTGCCGGTTGATGCTGCGGCTGCTCTGGGGCCTAGAGCTCGTGGACGACCGAAGAAATACGCTGATGAGATGGTTGCTGCAGGCCGAGGTAGGGGACGAGGCCGTGGACGTGGTGGCGGCGGCGGAAGAGGACGAGGGAGAGGACGCGGTCAATTGCCTGCGCAGCTCAGAAAATCAGGGGCAAGACCCGTGGGTCGTCCGAAGAAG GGGTCAACTTCTGCTAGTACTACTCAAAATGCTGCTAATGAAGATCTCAGGAGGAAGCTTGAACACTTT CAATCAAAAGTCAAGGAATCTCTTGCAGTTCTTAAGCCTCATTTTAACCATGAAAGTCCAGTCACTGCAATTGCTGCCATTCAAGAGTTAGAAGTACTGGGAACTATGGACCTCAATGCTCCACTAAGGGATGAAACACTTCCACCGCAAGAGGAGCAGCCACCactgcagcagcagcagcagccacCGCAGCAACAGTTCCCACCACCACAACAGCAGCCACCACAGCAACACCTAGCACCACAACAACTGCCGCCACAGCCACAGGCACCAATATTTCAGCAAACATATCCTCCATTTCATCTGCCGCAGTTCCACCATCACCAGCCGACGCTGCAGTTCCAGCAGCAGCCTCAGCCGCCACAGCTATTCCAGCATCAGGCACAGCCACCTTCCCACCAACAGTTTCATCCTTAG
- the LOC114418670 gene encoding uncharacterized protein LOC114418670 isoform X1 has protein sequence MEPSSISPPPAPPATAVPFPAEPNDHLPPPISEPPSNHPPYAEMIYTAIEALKEKEGSSKRAIAKYIEQVYKEHLPPNHSILLTQHLTLLKSSGMLQMVKKSYALPRSVPLTGAAPAQAHDAATSALQLTSPRPRGRPRKAQIPVQNLPQDINVQVQQNAEPVWAALGLADEPVQTEGSSKKRGRPKKSVTPGAGPAKRGRPPGSGKRLGRPPKDKSVTTTTTDVSGPKRRPGRPPKNQSQPTPIPFAPADAAAAVGTEYVAAAETVPVDAAAALGPRARGRPKKYADEMVAAGRGRGRGRGRGGGGGRGRGRGRGQLPAQLRKSGARPVGRPKKGSTSASTTQNAANEDLRRKLEHFQSKVKESLAVLKPHFNHESPVTAIAAIQELEVLGTMDLNAPLRDETLPPQEEQPPLQQQQQPPQQQFPPPQQQPPQQHLAPQQLPPQPQAPIFQQTYPPFHLPQFHHHQPTLQFQQQPQPPQLFQHQAQPPSHQQFHP, from the exons ATGGAGCCTTCCTCGATCTCTCCACCGCCAGCTCCGCCTGCCACCGCCGTCCCCTTCCCGGCCGAACCCAACGACCACCTTCCACCACCCATTTCCGAACCACCTTCCAACCATCCACCCTACGCCGAG ATGATATACACGGCAATCGAGGCGCTGAAGGAGAAAGAGGGTTCAAGCAAGAGGGCCATAGCGAAGTATATTGAGCAAGTGTACAAGGAACACCTCCCACCGAATCACTCCATCTTGTTGACTCAGCACTTAACTCTCTTGAAGAGCAGCGGAATGCTCCAAATGGTCAAAAAATCCTATGCGCTCCCTAGATCTGTGCCTCTTACCGGAGCTGCACCCGCACAAGCGCATGATGCCGCCACCTCTGCTCTGCAGTTGACTTCCCCGAGGCCTAGAGGCCGGCCTCGCAAGGCTCAAATTCCGGTCCAAAACTTACCTCAGGACATTAATGTGCAGGTTCAGCAGAATGCCGAGCCCGTCTGGGCCGCGCTCGGACTTGCAGATGAGCCCGTGCAGACAGAAGGCAGCAGCAAGAAGCGGGGCCGTCCGAAGAAGAGTGTCACTCCCGGAGCAGGTCCGGCAAAGAGAGGACGTCCTCCCGGTTCTGGGAAAAGGTTGGGCCGTCCTCCCAAGGACAAGTCtgtcacaacaacaacaacggaTGTCTCTGGGCCCAAGAGACGCCCGGGCCGCCCGCCCAAGAATCAGTCTCAGCCAACTCCCATTCCCTTTGCTCCGGCGGATGCAGCCGCTGCCGTGGGTACAGAGTATGTTGCAGCCGCTGAAACTGTGCCGGTTGATGCTGCGGCTGCTCTGGGGCCTAGAGCTCGTGGACGACCGAAGAAATACGCTGATGAGATGGTTGCTGCAGGCCGAGGTAGGGGACGAGGCCGTGGACGTGGTGGCGGCGGCGGAAGAGGACGAGGGAGAGGACGCGGTCAATTGCCTGCGCAGCTCAGAAAATCAGGGGCAAGACCCGTGGGTCGTCCGAAGAAG GGGTCAACTTCTGCTAGTACTACTCAAAATGCTGCTAATGAAGATCTCAGGAGGAAGCTTGAACACTTT CAATCAAAAGTCAAGGAATCTCTTGCAGTTCTTAAGCCTCATTTTAACCATGAAAGTCCAGTCACTGCAATTGCTGCCATTCAAGAGTTAGAAGTACTGGGAACTATGGACCTCAATGCTCCACTAAGGGATGAAACACTTCCACCGCAAGAGGAGCAGCCACCactgcagcagcagcagcagccacCGCAGCAACAGTTCCCACCACCACAACAGCAGCCACCACAGCAACACCTAGCACCACAACAACTGCCGCCACAGCCACAGGCACCAATATTTCAGCAAACATATCCTCCATTTCATCTGCCGCAGTTCCACCATCACCAGCCGACGCTGCAGTTCCAGCAGCAGCCTCAGCCGCCACAGCTATTCCAGCATCAGGCACAGCCACCTTCCCACCAACAGTTTCATCCTTAG